The following nucleotide sequence is from Mucilaginibacter sp. cycad4.
TGTTGTGTGCAAGGCAATATTTCAATGCCGATGCCCCTAAAGAGCGCCGGATCCGTGATGTAATTAACTGGATGTGGGGCGAAATGGAATGGAACTGGTACACCCGCGACGGTCGCGATGCCCTTTACTGGCACTGGAGCCCCAACAATGGCTGGGCCATGAATTTTCCGATCCACGGATTTAACGAATGTTTAATAACGTATGTACTGGCAGCATCGGCACAGCGTTACCCGGTTAGCGCTGAGGTATATCACCGCGGCTGGGCGCAAAGCGACTTCTTTAAAAACGGGAAAACTTTTTATGGTTTTAAACTGCCGCTTGGTTTTGATTATGGCGGTCCGCTATTCTTCTCGCAATATTCATTCCTCGGCCTTAATCCTAAGGGATTAAAGGATGAGTATGCCGATTACTGGGAGCAAAATAAAAACCACACATTGATCAATCATGCTTACTGTGTTGATAACCCTAAAAAGTTTAAGGGCTATGGTGAAAATTGCTGGGGCCTAACTGCCAGCGATAACTTTGAAGGATACAATGCCCATTCGCCAACTAACGATCTGGGTGTAATTACCCCAACTGCGGCATTATCGGCGTTCCCTTATACCCCCGAATACTCGATGAAAGCACTGCGCCATTTTTATTATGACCTGGGCGATAAGATCTGGGGCGAATATGGTTTTACCGATGCCTTCAGCGAATCGCATAACTGGTACGCCAACTCCTATTTAGCTATAGACCAGGGGCCGATTATTGTGATGATTGAAAATTACCGTACCGGCTTGCTCTGGAAACTTTTCATGAGCTGTCCCGAAGTACAGGGAGGCTTGAAAAAGCTTGGTTTTGAAAGCCCTGCTATCGCAAAAAATTAATTCGGCATAAAAAAATAAACAAAAGGCCGTTAAAGGGGTTAAATTTGTTTTGAAGCTACAGCGGTAATTACACCGCTTGCAAAACAAAGAAGCATTTTAACCCATGATCAAAATATTACGAATCACAGGAATGCTAAGCTTGCTCTTAGCATTTTCTTTTTTAGCCAAAGCCCAAAATTTGACCTCGTTTGATAGGGGCAGCTTTATTTTTAAAGTAGATACACTGCCATACCGCATTTTATTTCCCAAACATTTTAACCCGGGGCAAAAGTACCCTCTGTTATTTGTGCTGCATGGTTCGGGCGAACGTGGAAACAATAACGAATCGCAGCTGGCTTACGGAGCGCAAAGACTTTTGCAGGATAGTTGCAGAGAATTGTATGAAGCCATAGTGGTTTTTCCACAATGCCCCACAAAAAGCTACTGGAGTAATGTGAAACAGGTTACCGACTCAGCAACCAATAAACGGAAATTTATTTTCCAGGAGGATGCGCCGCCAACAATGGCTATGATTATGTTGATGGGGCTTGTTGACCAGTTTTTGGAGAAACCTTTTGTTGATAAGCACAAAGTTTACGTAGGTGGTCTGAGTATGGGCGGCATGGGCACCTTCGAGATCATTGGCCGCGAACCTAAGATATTTGCAGCCGCCTTTGCCATTTGCGGCGGTGATAACACCTTAAATGCAAAAAAATATGCCAAAAAAGTTCCGCTATGGATATTCCACGGCAATAATGACCCGGTAGTACCTGCTGATCATTCGCAGGTAATGGTTGATGCCATTAAAGAGGCGGGAGGACATCCAAGGTTTACCCTATATCCTGGTGTAGGGCATAATAGCTGGGATAACGCTTTTAATGAGCCTGATTTGCTGCATTGGCTGTTTTCGCATAGTAAGTGATAACGGCATCGGCCGGAGGCCGTGAAATAGTTACCACCCGGCTTTGGCCCATAGCCGTTAACTTAAGGAAGAAAAAGCGCGGGATTGTGTGATTCCTCTCTTGAGAGGGGCGGAGGGGTGTATTTCTGCTTTGATAAGCTTGTAGCAGAAATACACCCCTGCCACCACTCGTTCCTCAGCGCCCCCTCTCGAGACTATCGTGTGTACACATCTTTAAAGAATTGTCATTTCGATAGAGCAGCGGCGGGTTGAGTGGTAGAGCGAAAGAGAAATCTTCTACACCACGCAAGTCCGATAAGTATGCCGGCTTAGCAGGGTGTACAAGATTTCTCACTCGTTCCTCGTATCGAAATGACAATCGGTTAATAAATAATGTTTATTCCCCCCCTTCTGATTTTTTAGGAAGATTTTTGGCGTTGAAGCGTGGCTTAAATCCCAATTTAGGTGCAGAAGTGTCTGTAGCCGGCGACTGAGGCTCTTCGGTCGGCTTATCCTCTTTTTTATCTTCTGGCGGCGCCTTAGCTTCAGGGGCTTTGGGTTTTATTGCAGCAGCATTAAAGCGAGGCTTAAAGCCAGGTTTTGGAGCGGGAGTTTCAGTCGGGTTTACTTCTTCAAATGTTGGTTGTGAAGTTTCAGTTGATGGTTCCTCCTCTTTATTTTCAGTTTCTTCTTCACTTTCAGCCGGTTTCGGTTTCATCATAGCCGCGTTAAAACGAGGTTTGAAGCCTATTTTAGGCGCCGGTGTTTCAACTGCCGGTTGTTGAGGTTCGTTAGCAGATGTATCTTCTTTTTTCTCTGCAGGAGGTGTTTCGCTTTCAGCCTGTTTGGGTTTCACCATACCTGCGTTAAAGCGTGGCTTAAAGCCTATTTTAGGTGCGGGTGCTTCCGCAGTTGGGGACTGTGGTTCTGCTGTGTTTTCTTCTTTTTTATCTTCTGCCGATGCTTCAGTCTCTGCTGGCTTTGGTTTTACCATGGCTGCATTAAAGCGGGGCTTGAAACCGGGTTTGGCAGGTGTTGTCGTCGGTGATTCGGCAGCAGGAGTCGGAGTTCCGGTTTGTGGCTCGTCACTTATTGCCTGTGGTTCCCCACTTGCTGCCGGTTTGGCTTTTGCCATAGCCGGGTTGAAACGCGGCTTGAATGCCGGTTTTGGCGCCGCTTCCGCAGATGAAGCTTCCGGTGTAGCCGGCTCCGTTGCCTGTTCTTTAAGTTCTTCAGCAGGAGTCGCCGGTTTTGGTGTCACTGCGCGGAACTTCGGTGTAAAGCCAACCTTGGCCGCTGTGCCGGGTTCTATCAAACTTTCGGTAATGGTTTGTTCGGCAAGCGGGTTTTTGATATGTGCCTTTTCGGTTTTAACCTCAAGCGGTACCGGGAACTGGCGCCTTAGTTTATTAAACCAGTACTTTTTAGTATGGTCGAAACTTTTTTCGCCCATCTGTTCAAAATGATCTTTAAATTCAGAAAACAAAGCCGGTTCGCCCTGTTGCAGAGCGGCAAGGTCAATTCTTTTCTTCTTTAAAAATTCTTCAAAAACCATTTTTTGTTTAGATGTAAGAATCAGGAATCAAGACTGTAAGATGAAGATTTAACCTCTTACATCTCGTACCCTATTCTTGTTTTTTTCTTGTTTCCTGACTCTTGCTGTCCTGACTCTAAGCTAAAGCGAAACATCCACACCCAGCTTGTTAAACCGGATGCCTTTTTCGGTTTGGCTCCAGTCTTCACGTTCCTCGTCGGTAGCGTTCAGTAACTGTGGAAACCATTCCAGCGGAAAAGCCTGGGGTTTGCCACCATCAGTTTCCACAAAAAGCAAGCCGTTAGCAAAGGTAACCTTTACTTTTTTCTCTCCTTTACGTGTGTTGAATAGTGGCATATCGGCCCCCTCTAAATCTCCCCCGGAAGGGGAGACTTTTGTTTTTAATATTATGTATTCAAAGCCCTCCCTTTCGGGGAGGGTTGGGCGGGGCTCTTACTCCGCCATATTATGGTAAACAGCCTGCACGTCGTCATCTTCCTCCAAACGGTCAATCAGTTTCATGATATCGGTAACCTGTTCTTCGGTAACGGCGTGGAACGATTGCGGTACGCGCTCTAATTTGGCTGATTTTACCTCGATGCCGATTTCTTCCAATGCTTTTTGCATTTTACCAAAATCTTCAAAAGCTGTGTGGATTACTGCAATATCGTTGCCATTTTCGTCAGCCTCGACAAAAATCTCTTCCAAACCTGCGTCTATCAGTTCAAATTCAAGTTCTTCCAGGTCGCGTTCGCCCGGCTCAAAAGTGAAAACCGACTTGCGGGTGAAGATGAAATCCAATGATCCGGTTTTACCTAACGAACCACCATATTTTGTAAAGTAACTGCGTACGTTGGCAACGGTACGGTTAGTGTTATCAGTTGCAGTTTCAACCAAAACGGCAACGCCATAAGGCGCGTATCCTTCGTAAACAAGCTCTTCGTAATCTTTTTCGTCGCGGCTACTGGCGCGTTTAATGGCTGCTTCAACACGGTCTTTAGGCATGTTTACGGCCTTGGCGTTTTGTACTGCAGTACGTAAGCGCGAGTTGGTGTTAACATCACCGCCGCCGGCTTTAACAGCCATTACAATTTCTTTACCTAAACGGGTAAACTGCACTGCCATTTTGGCCCAGCGCTTAAACTTTCTTTCTTTGCGGAATTCAAATGCTCTTCCCATGTTTTTTTAGTTCATTGTTCATGGTTGATGGTTCATGGATCAACCTTGTTGTTTTACAAAGCTTGCCCTGTAAAGACAAGACGGTAAATATAATATTTGTTTAAATAACGATAGATAAAAACCTTTAACCTTTATCCTTTTGCCTTTTACCTTAAATAATATTTTTAAGGTTCTCCAGCATATCAGCTACCATTTTGGGCAGATCGTATTCCAGTTTCCAGCCCCAGTCGTTCTGCGCGTAGCTGTCGTCGACTGATTTTGGCCAGCTATCGGCGATGGCTTGTCGCGGGTCATTATCGCTGTAGCTGATCTCAAATTTAGGGATCAGTTTCTTTATTTCGGCAGCTAACTGCTCAGGTGTAAAGCTGATACCTGCAAGGTTATAGGATGAACGGATGCTGATTTTTTCGGCCGGGGCACCCATCAAACTAATGGTAGCCCTGATGGCATCGTCCATATACATCATCGGCAGGGCAGTACCTTCAGCCAGAAAACTTTCGTAGCTGCCGGTTTTTAACGCATGGTGAAATATATGTACGGCATAATCGGTAGTGCCGCCGCCGGGGTTAGCTTTCCAGCCTATCAGGCCCGGGTAGCGGATGCTGCGTACGTCGAGCCCATATTTATTAAAATAGTATTCGCACCAGCGCTCGCCGGCCAGTTTGCTGAAGCCATAAACTGTGTTGGGATCCATTACACAATACTGTGGTGTATTATGCTGCGGCGAATGCGGGCCAAAAACAGCTATTGAGCTTGGCCAGAAAACTTTATTTACTTTAAACTCAACTGCAAAATCCAGCACATGCAGCAAGCCGGTCATGTTCAGGTCCCAGGCCATTTTGGGTTTTTGTTCGCCTACGGCGGAAAGTATGGCTGCTAAAAGGTAAACCTGCGTGGGGCGGTGCTTATCAAATATGTGGTGCAGGTTATCTTTATCAAGTACATTGATCAGTTCAAAGGGCCCGGTGCTGCCGCGCATGGCATAGGTTGGGCTATTGATATCTGAAGCTATAACTGCTTCGGCCCCGTGTATATTTCTCAAAGCCATTACCAGTTCGGTGCCGATCTGGCCGTTGGCGCCTATCACTAAGATCTTTTCGCTCATGCAATTTTGAGTTTACGGGGCAAAGGTAGGGTTTTTAAGTGAGTGGTTGGGAGTCCGCAAGTCTGATGTCCGAAAGTCCGGAAGTTCAGGCCAATTTTAACCTTCCGGACTTCCGGACATCGGACTTCAGACTTTTTCTGCGTTAGCGATAGTAGCGGATACCGGTCAATGAGCGTAATGCCTGCAGGCGTATGAGCGGATAGCGCGGCCGGAGGTAACGCCCATATTCTGAACCATAATTTTTAGGATTTAAGGATTGTCCGGATGTTGTCTGAATCAGAATTATTTATCATTTTTTTATTGTCATTCAATTAATTCTCAAATTCTGAAAATTCAGGTTCAAGCAGAAAAAGATCCAAACGAACGAAGAAGTCACAAGTCCGCCACCCGCTGGCTTTCGCTCAAGACTTGCGCCCAAGGTCGGATTATCAGAATTACTTATCATTTTTATTTGCATTCTGTTAATTCTCCAATCCTGAAAATTCTGATTCAGGCAACCAACCATTCACTTAATCAACCCAATCAACCACTCACTAATTCCCCACAAAAACCATAGACTTAATATTTCTCCGATACCAAAAAAATGTGCATATTTGAGGGTTTAACTTTTAAAACACATAATTAATTAAAAACAGGCGCTGTGAAGCAGCCTGATACATTTCAAAAACAATTTAAAAAATGAAAGTCGCAGTAGTAGGTGCTACAGGATTAGTAGGCACCAAAATGTTGCAGGTTCTTGCAGAACGCAACTTCCCCGTTACAGAATTAATTCCCGTAGCTTCAGAAAAAAGTATTGGTAAAGAAATTACTTTTAAGGGTAAGCAGTTTAAGGTGGTTTCTGTTGAGGATGCGATTAAGATGAAGCCGGACGTAGCAATTTTCTCGGCCGGCGGAAGCACTTCATTGCAGCAGGCTCCTTTATTTGCAGCTGCTGGTACAACTGTTATTGATAATTCATCGGCATGGCGTATGGACCCAACCAAAAAATTGGTTGTGCCCGAAGTAAATGCTGATGTGCTTACTGCCGAAGATAAGATCATCGCTAACCCGAATTGCTCAACCATACAAATGGTAGTGGCTTTAAAACCACTGCACGATAAATACAAAATTAAAAGGGTTGTAGTTTCAACCTACCAATCGGTTACGGGTACAGGTGTTAAAGCTGTTGATCAGCTGTTTAACGAGCGTAAAGGTATCGACGGGCCGAAAGTTTACCCTTACACTATCGATTTGAACGTGATCCCGCAGATTGATGTATTCACCGAAAACGGTTATACTAAAGAGGAAATGAAAATGATCCTCGAAACCAAAAAGATCATGGGCGATGACAGCATCAAAGTAACTGCTACTACTGTGCGCATCCCGGTTATGGGCGGTCACTCTGAGTCGGTTAACATTGAGTTTGCAAATGATTTTGATCTGGCCGAAGTACGTGAGTTATTGGCTAACGCGCCGGGTATTGTCGTGGTTGATGATACCGCTAACCTGAAATACCCGATGCCGCTTGACGCGCACGATAAAGACGAGGTATTTGTAGGCCGCATCCGCCGCGATGAAACTCAGGACAATACACTTAACTGCTGGATAGTATCTGATAACTTGCGTAAAGGTGCAGCTACCAACGCCGTGCAAATTGCAGAGTACCTTGCTGCTCAGCATTTGATTGGTCAGCCGGTTGAGGCGTAAGTAGAATATTTCTTTTCATAAGAATAGGATAGGGATAATCATTTGGTTATCCCTATTTTTTTATATATCCAAATTCATTACCTACAAATTCAACGGGCAATACTTCGAAAAAATAACAAGCTAAAAAACAAGCATCTGGCACTGATTTGCTACGAATATCCGCCGGATTTGCTTTTTTTGCGTATCTTGTTTACCGATGAAAACCTTTAAGTTTATAATTGTTTTCTGCTGCTGTTTTTACTCAGCAAATTTGTTTGCCCAAAGTCCGCAGGCCATTGAAGCTGATCTGTTACGGATTTTTAAAAGGGTGAACTATTACGGTACTCACAAAAAAGAGTGGAAGGCTGTCGATTCATTGGAGAAAATGAATAAAATCTTCGGCTTTAAACTGAAGTATTACACCTCCAAATATCCCGAAACTATTAATTATCCATTTACCGAACTGGTTAAAGAGCGGGTAGTGATAGCCAGATCTGCCGATGGCTTGTTCCGCACCTATTCATGGGATACCAGGCTGGGCAGCACCGGCTATGATTTTGACAATGTATTGCAGTACAAAGTTAATGGTAAAACATTTTCTTCCTTAAAAATGGATTCGGTAGGGAAAAAGCATAACCCGGTTTACTGGTACTCTAAGATTTATACTTTAAAGGCTAATAATAAAGTTTATTACCTGGCTGCGTATAATTCGGTACGTTCAAGTGTGGATGCTACCCAGGGCATCCAGTTTTTTACTATCGAAAAGGATAAGTTAAATGGTACGGTATTGCTGGTTAAAACCCAAACCGGAATGCATAGTAAGTTATATTTTGATTATAATTTCCTGTCGGTAGTTAATATGAAGGTGATCCCGACTATTTATTACGATGCTAAAACACAAAGCATCCATAGTCCGTTAGTTAATGCAAACCGACAGGTTACCCGCGACTATATCGTGTATAAATTTACCGGTAAGTACTTTGAACGGGTAAAAAATTAACTTTGCCCCATGATCTCTTTCGCCCATCGCGTATTTATGGAAGTTGCCGCCAACCTGAGTTTCAGTAAGGCTGCCCAGGTGCTGTTTATAACCCAGCCGGCCATCAGCAAGCACGTTAAGGCGCTCGAAGATCAATATAAAGTACCCTTGTTTGAGCGTAAGGGCAACAGCATTTTATTAACCGAAGCTGGTAATAAGCTAAACGAGTATTTACAGCAGGCTACCGAAATTGAACGGAAAATTGAGTATGATCTTTCGGTGCTAAGCAATCTTTCGCAAGCTGCCGGGCATTTACGATTAGGTGCGAGCACAACTATCGCCCTGTATATTTTACCGTCGATACTTTCAGGCTTTCAGCGTGAATATGCAAATGTAGATGTACAACTGGTAAACCGCAACAGCGAATATATTCTGAACGCTTTGCTTAACCATGAGGTTGATATCGGTATTATTGAGGTTGATAATAAGCTCACTACGGTTTCATACAAGCCATTTATGAGCGATGAGGTGATCCCGGTTTGCTCGGCTAAAAGCCCACTGGCCGGGAAATCATTAACCTTAAAACAGTTTGTAAAAACACCTTTGGCCGTAAGGGAACGCGGTTCGGGTACGTTGAATGCAGTTTTGAAAGCGCTTTCACCTTTACACATTAAACCGGCCGATCTGTCGGTGAAGATCCGTCTTGGTGGTACCGAAGCTTTGAAAAACTTCCTGCTGGCCGATCAATGCCTTGGTTTTATGCCCCGGCCATCCATCATCAGGCAATTGGCCGAAGGCGACCTGGTTGAAGTGCCTGTTGAAGGCCTTAGAATTACCCGTAATTTCTTTTTCATCCGCCGTAAGGGAACGGAGGATTATGGGCTGACAAGCAACTTTATCAATTTTGCGCTGCAGCATACCGGACAATCTTCCGAATGATTAAGTACGTAGTGGCTAAGTAAAAACTTTGCGTCTTCGCGTCTCTGCGAAGAAGCTGCTTAAGGAGCCAAACTCCGGATAAATTACTAATCAATTACTTATAGCCTCTTTTTAAATTCCTAAAACCATCCTTGTTTTTACCTGTATTTATATTGTATTTAATTTTTATAATCATTAATTAAAAAATTATAAATTATGGCAAGTTTAAATGGTCGTAAGGTAGCTATCCTTACCGAAGAAGGATTTGAGCAGGTTGAATTAACAAGCCCAAAAGAAGCCCTGGAGCAGGCAGGTGCAACAGTACACGTGATATCGCCAAAAAGCGGAAAGATCAAAGCCTGGGACAAAACCAACTGGGGCATCGAGATTAATGTTGATAAACAATTAAGCGAAGTAAGTCCTGATGATTACGATGCGTTGGTTTTGCCGGGCGGTGTGCTTAACCCCGATAAGTTAAGACAAAATAAAGATGCCGTGGCATTTGCCTCTGCTTTTTTAGATGAAGGCAAACCGGTAGCAGCTATCTGCCACGGCCCGCAATTGCTGATAGAAACAGGTATGATCAGGGGCAGGCGGTTAACTTCATACCCTTCGCTACAAACCGACCTTAAAAATGCCGGTGCCGATTGGGTTGATGAAGAAGTAGTGGTTGATAACGGCCTGGTGACCAGTCGTCGCCCCGATGATCTGGAAGCATTTAACCGTAAGGCTATTGAAGAGATAGGCGAAGGCGTTCATCATGTGTAATTCCTGAACCGGGGTTTTTATTGGATTTTTGAGAGTACAGGATTTTTCTTTGGTTTAAAGAGCTCTGAAGAATCTGAATTGGGGTTTTATAAGATTTGAGATCAGCTGGATTTTCTAATTAAGTCAAAGAAAAATCCTATTGATCCTAAAAATCCCCCCAAATCCCGGTTATCTTTGCCACCATGCCCTCCTCAAAAAAAGCTTTGATTATTGGCGCCGGTATAGCGGGTATTGCAACAGCTATCCGCCTGGCGGTAAAAGGATATAAAGTTGAAGTTTATGAGGCTAATAGCTACCCCGGCGGTAAGCTGAGCCAGTTTGAGCAGGATGGTTACCGGTTTGATGCCGGACCGAGCCTGTTTACCATGCCGCAATATGTCGACGAGCTTTTTGAACTGGCCGGCAAAAATCCCTCCGATTATTTCAGGTATCAAAAACTGGATCCTGTTTGCAAATACTTTTATGAGGATGGCACCCGGTTAATGGCCTATGCCGATAAGGAAAAGTTTGGCAATGAGATTCAGCAGCAAACCGGTGAACCAGCTATGGCTGTAAATAAATACCTTGCAAACAGCAGCCGGATCTATAGTATTACGAATCATGTTTTTTTAGAGCGTTCCCTGCATCAGCTCAAAACTTACCTGCGCTGGGATACCGTTAAATCAATATTGAGATTTGGAAAAATAGACGCTTTCCGCAGTATGCATAAGGCTAACCAAAGCTTTTTTAAGGATAAGCGAATTGTACAGTTTTTTGACAGGTATGCAACCTACAATGGCTCAAATCCATATGACGCGCCCGCTACGCTGAACGTGATCCCGCACCTGGAGCAACACTTTGGTGCTTATTTTCCTGAAGGGGGGATGTATAACATAACTTCTTGTTTAGTGGTACTGGCCGAATCATTAGGTGTGAAATTTCACTACAATAACCCGGTAGCAGAAATTGTATTGCGAGGACACCAAGTAAAAGGAATCAGCACTAATAACGGAGTAATTGAAGGGGACCTTGTGGTATCCAATATGGATATTTGGTTTACTTATCATACGCTGCTAAGTGTGTATCCCAAGCTCCATCCTCAAAAAATATTAAGCCAGGAGCGGAGCAGTTCGGCCCTGATATTTTATTGGGGGATCCGGGATCAGTTTAAAGAGCTTAACCTGCATAATATATTTTTCAGTGCTGATTACGAGGCGGAATTTAAACATATCTGGCAGGAAAAAAACATTTATCATGATCCTACCATATACCTTAACATTAGCTCAAAATATGAACCCGGTGATGCTCCTGGGGGTTGCGAAAACTGGTTCGTGATGATCAATGTACCGGCCAATACCGGGCAGGACTGGGATGCGCTGATAGCTGAAGCGGGGAAAAACATCTTGAACAAGTTAAGTCGCCTGCTGGGTAAAGATATTAGACCGCTGATATCTAATGAAAGCGTTCTTGATCCGCGAAGTATAGAAAGCCGCACGTCCTCATATCAAGGCTCCCTGTATGGTACCAGTTCAAACAGCCAGTTTGCTGCGTTTTTGAGGCATGCCAATAAATCGTCTAAAGTAAAAGGTTTATATTTTTGCGGGGGGAGTGTACATCCGGGAGGGGGGATTCCGCTTTGTTTGTTATCGGCCAAAATTGTGAGCTCGGTAGTGGGCTAAAAGATGCGCTACCACTATAGATAGGCTGCACCAGAGCTACAAAAGATTTGTAGAAACAGTAAAATGAATAAATTTTAGCGTGCCGGAGGTCAATGTCATTAAGTTAAGGGTTAATAAGCTGGTTTAAAGTTAGAATAAGTTCGGTGTTTACTATTTGTTTGCCTGTTTTTTCTGACTCGTGGAAAGGTTCTATCTTTTCTCACGGGCAATATATCTCTGATAAAATGTTTGTGTAATACCTCTAAAATGTGATCGGCATTATTGTCGTTGAAAATAGCCACTAAATTAATCTTTAACTTTCCAAAGGACTTATTTTTATTCACTTTCATGGGATATTTTCTATTTATCAGATTATTATCTACCGATGCTTGAGCATCTTTTATTAAAACAGCATGTAGGTTGGTCATGAATACAGTTGCATAAAAGTCCTGCTCAACCGATTCAACGGTTAGGCCGCTGAAAGCTTCCAATTGCAGGATATTTTTCTGAATCGATATATTAGTTTCTACGCCCCATCTCAAAAAGTAAAGCGCCTTAAATTCACTATTGGGATAACCTTCTTCTTCCCAAAGATTGGTTACCAGCACCTCTACCGCGTTTTCCAGTTCTACCCGTACCAATCTCAGTTTTAATAATGTTTTATTGGTTGTGATAAACCCACTCTCTTTTAATGATTTGATAGCTGTAGTTACAGGGGCTAAGTAAACAATGGCCGTGTGTTTACCTCCTGCTATGAAATCCTTTATCATATTCTGATCATTCTTTCCCCTGATGACAAATTTGATTTCCTCTTCAGCCCACAGATGCAAGGCAAACATCTTATAACTGCAAAAATTCCGGTCATAAATAACCAGCATATCTTTTTTCAGTTGTTCTATCGCATCATAAGCCATTGGTACCTCACCATAACGATAAGGCATGATCCGGGACATCAGAACAAGCTCATTCAGCACGTCATAGTGGTAAAATGTCTTTGCTTGTACGAAACACCCACTCTGATTGCTTGCACCTCCAAAATAATTGCTTAGCACAGGTGTGTTTACTAAACTGACGTTAGAACCATCTGCGGAAACTACCCGAAAACCCTTCCAACGTTTTATATCCCCCTGCTTCGCATGATGGTAATAACTGCTTAATAGAACATTGTTCCACCAGTAAAAGAAAGATGCTTTTAATTTTATACGTTGTTGGGTAAAGGCGCTTACTGAGCAGGGACTCTGACCTCCTAATTCTTCAAAAAACTTTTCAAGTTCTATGCTAAGTGTTTTCTTACAGAGCTTAACTATAAGTAAAACAAGTCGTTCAAAGGGGAGTTTTCTATTTCGGGTGAAGTCTTTTTCAGACTTTCTGAAATTATTCAACAGAGGTTCGTTCTGGACAATTAAAGAAACAAAGCTTTTTAGTTCGGAAATAATTTTTATTCCTATTTTTATCTCGGTCCTGGCCATTAAGGTTGTAGTGGTGTTTTGTGTTTTAGTCGATTCAAAACTACTTACTACAATCCTTTTTATTCCCTTTTTCTTCCTTAAGAATACTAACCCTCAACTATTTTCCCTTAACTTAATGACATTGGCCGGAGGTACGCAACAAGGGTGTTAGGCAACAGATGGTATCTTAACTGCGTTATCTCAGAAGGTGTTTAAATTTAATTGTTTTAAAATGTAGAGAGACGCATCACATGCGTCTCCCGCATGCAAATTCTTGAAGTTAATGACTTACAAAGCGGCTTGTCCGCTGGGAGATGCATGTGATGCGTCTCTACATAAAAACTTCTCGGGAAGACAAATACATAATTTTTAGGAATTATAATTTTACCAATTATTTTACAGATATTGCGCTGCCAGTACGTTTGGGCCTGTAAACCAACAGGCTACCAGCTATTTTACTGCAGAGAACCAATTATAACAAAATATGATCATGAAAAATGTTTACCTGTTACTTGCCGGATTTTTATTGGCCGGTTTTACTTCATGCAAAAAGAAGGACGTTTCGCCGGGTAATTCCGGGAACGTTCCCGGTGATACGGTGGTGAACACCGGAAAGGCATTGCCGGCCGGCGCAAAAGATGGGGTTACCTTTATCAATTCGGGTAAATCGGTTATTTTTAACCTGTATGCGCCCGGCAAAAAGTCGGTATCGGTTATCGGTGATTTTAATAGTTGGGATACCAATGATACCAAAGCGGTAATGAACAATACGCCCGATGGTAAACGCTGGT
It contains:
- a CDS encoding glucoamylase family protein; this translates as MKKLFITPVFILAAICSFAQKQAKKTDDGIKPVGIIKNLTDSALLDVVQRQTFRYFWDFGHPVSGLARERSNTSFDYGNEVVTTGGSGFGIMSLIVADNRKWITHEQAVDRMVKIVNFLYKADAFHGAFPHWLNGETGKVIRFGRKDDGGDIVESAYLFQGLLCARQYFNADAPKERRIRDVINWMWGEMEWNWYTRDGRDALYWHWSPNNGWAMNFPIHGFNECLITYVLAASAQRYPVSAEVYHRGWAQSDFFKNGKTFYGFKLPLGFDYGGPLFFSQYSFLGLNPKGLKDEYADYWEQNKNHTLINHAYCVDNPKKFKGYGENCWGLTASDNFEGYNAHSPTNDLGVITPTAALSAFPYTPEYSMKALRHFYYDLGDKIWGEYGFTDAFSESHNWYANSYLAIDQGPIIVMIENYRTGLLWKLFMSCPEVQGGLKKLGFESPAIAKN
- a CDS encoding dienelactone hydrolase family protein, translating into MIKILRITGMLSLLLAFSFLAKAQNLTSFDRGSFIFKVDTLPYRILFPKHFNPGQKYPLLFVLHGSGERGNNNESQLAYGAQRLLQDSCRELYEAIVVFPQCPTKSYWSNVKQVTDSATNKRKFIFQEDAPPTMAMIMLMGLVDQFLEKPFVDKHKVYVGGLSMGGMGTFEIIGREPKIFAAAFAICGGDNTLNAKKYAKKVPLWIFHGNNDPVVPADHSQVMVDAIKEAGGHPRFTLYPGVGHNSWDNAFNEPDLLHWLFSHSK
- a CDS encoding DUF2442 domain-containing protein, whose protein sequence is MPLFNTRKGEKKVKVTFANGLLFVETDGGKPQAFPLEWFPQLLNATDEEREDWSQTEKGIRFNKLGVDVSL
- a CDS encoding YebC/PmpR family DNA-binding transcriptional regulator gives rise to the protein MGRAFEFRKERKFKRWAKMAVQFTRLGKEIVMAVKAGGGDVNTNSRLRTAVQNAKAVNMPKDRVEAAIKRASSRDEKDYEELVYEGYAPYGVAVLVETATDNTNRTVANVRSYFTKYGGSLGKTGSLDFIFTRKSVFTFEPGERDLEELEFELIDAGLEEIFVEADENGNDIAVIHTAFEDFGKMQKALEEIGIEVKSAKLERVPQSFHAVTEEQVTDIMKLIDRLEEDDDVQAVYHNMAE
- a CDS encoding NAD-dependent epimerase/dehydratase family protein, with the protein product MSEKILVIGANGQIGTELVMALRNIHGAEAVIASDINSPTYAMRGSTGPFELINVLDKDNLHHIFDKHRPTQVYLLAAILSAVGEQKPKMAWDLNMTGLLHVLDFAVEFKVNKVFWPSSIAVFGPHSPQHNTPQYCVMDPNTVYGFSKLAGERWCEYYFNKYGLDVRSIRYPGLIGWKANPGGGTTDYAVHIFHHALKTGSYESFLAEGTALPMMYMDDAIRATISLMGAPAEKISIRSSYNLAGISFTPEQLAAEIKKLIPKFEISYSDNDPRQAIADSWPKSVDDSYAQNDWGWKLEYDLPKMVADMLENLKNII
- a CDS encoding aspartate-semialdehyde dehydrogenase translates to MKVAVVGATGLVGTKMLQVLAERNFPVTELIPVASEKSIGKEITFKGKQFKVVSVEDAIKMKPDVAIFSAGGSTSLQQAPLFAAAGTTVIDNSSAWRMDPTKKLVVPEVNADVLTAEDKIIANPNCSTIQMVVALKPLHDKYKIKRVVVSTYQSVTGTGVKAVDQLFNERKGIDGPKVYPYTIDLNVIPQIDVFTENGYTKEEMKMILETKKIMGDDSIKVTATTVRIPVMGGHSESVNIEFANDFDLAEVRELLANAPGIVVVDDTANLKYPMPLDAHDKDEVFVGRIRRDETQDNTLNCWIVSDNLRKGAATNAVQIAEYLAAQHLIGQPVEA